A window from uncultured Desulfobacter sp. encodes these proteins:
- a CDS encoding FCD domain-containing protein codes for MTSEFDIIREHLSTNHRDLLLFEMILHTRLPVKNLLKLKIKDVKKLNIGDPLPIFDKEKIAAPSPVVTPEIYTALRSLLLEVSNKDDDYLFKSRKGNRPLSVPSVSRIIRGWKEKTGFTHYKGLPSLRQAQQETLKKTNSPQKNSLPSPGAILPRVQPRTAQEIVYTELEEAIVSGRIPPGQKLVTEEISRMMDVSRIPVREAMGRLEAKGFISTRPKWGSVVNTLSRANLKEIFEIRIQLEPQAGTKAALKVSDAFILRLEEAQAAYARARKGAETIKLLRTNRRFHFLIYEQANTPILLDIIKQLWDKVSPYYHLMFKQSLDRSPTVGVNYHESIVNCLKKKDVKGVEKWLKSDLKDSTEYILKLFDSSSFQK; via the coding sequence ATGACGTCTGAGTTTGATATCATCAGGGAACACCTGTCCACCAACCATAGAGATTTGTTGTTATTTGAAATGATTCTACACACAAGGCTTCCCGTAAAGAATCTGCTAAAACTTAAAATTAAGGACGTCAAAAAGCTGAATATTGGAGATCCCCTGCCAATTTTTGACAAGGAAAAAATTGCTGCCCCAAGTCCCGTTGTTACGCCTGAGATATATACGGCTTTGAGGTCTCTGCTTCTGGAGGTGTCTAATAAGGACGACGATTATTTATTCAAATCCAGGAAGGGCAACCGACCTCTCTCTGTTCCCAGTGTCTCCCGAATCATACGGGGATGGAAGGAAAAGACAGGATTCACCCACTACAAAGGACTACCCAGCCTGCGCCAGGCCCAGCAGGAGACTTTGAAAAAAACGAATTCTCCTCAAAAAAATTCTTTGCCATCCCCTGGGGCTATTTTACCCAGGGTTCAGCCACGGACAGCCCAGGAGATTGTCTATACTGAGCTTGAAGAAGCCATTGTATCAGGCCGTATTCCTCCAGGGCAGAAACTTGTCACCGAAGAAATTTCCAGGATGATGGATGTTAGCCGGATTCCAGTGAGAGAGGCCATGGGGCGGCTTGAGGCCAAGGGGTTCATCTCTACCCGGCCCAAGTGGGGTAGCGTGGTCAACACCCTTTCTCGTGCCAATCTCAAAGAAATATTTGAAATAAGAATTCAGTTAGAGCCCCAGGCCGGGACAAAGGCGGCCCTGAAGGTGAGCGATGCCTTCATCCTCCGCTTGGAAGAAGCACAGGCTGCATATGCACGGGCCAGGAAAGGGGCGGAAACTATTAAATTGCTCCGGACCAACCGCAGATTTCACTTTTTGATTTACGAACAGGCAAATACCCCGATTTTGTTGGATATCATTAAACAACTCTGGGACAAGGTCAGCCCCTATTACCACCTCATGTTCAAGCAATCTCTGGACAGATCGCCCACAGTCGGTGTCAATTATCATGAATCCATTGTAAATTGCCTGAAAAAAAAGGATGTGAAGGGGGTGGAAAAATGGCTGAAATCGGATCTAAAGGATTCAACGGAGTATATTTTAAAACTGTTTGATTCCAGTTCTTTTCAAAAATAG
- a CDS encoding PhnD/SsuA/transferrin family substrate-binding protein encodes MPRKTTIIERFIASSIALTLFFLFTGFKQIEGHEQTKVNVLVIALYGVEIAKVEWQPTIDHLQSSLPQYEFKLIPVPPIELHRIKELVAGQEIDFVITQPAIYVDLELNFGISRILTMVKKEGLSEFGSTLITRSDSGIKTIKDLHGKTICGAAKLGFGGWLVGYKEMLDNGFDPYKDAKEVKFLGDQTKEIQAVLDGVIDVAVIRTGMLEKFSGSNRINLDDFRVLAPKKYPDFPLVVSSELYPEWAFAKTRNSTNELSKAVAIALLSLKKDSPVTQKAGFQEWTLPYDYQPVHKLLKELHVEPYKDYGIITVRGFIAQHMTETVIIFVLATSILLMSLKIYLSNITLSKEISARKQAEAELKKHVKELHKAFDEIKTLRGIIPICSYCKKIRDDKGAWDILEAYICNHSEAQFSHGVCPECYKKQMEDLDKEQKETEQSR; translated from the coding sequence ATGCCAAGGAAAACAACTATTATAGAACGTTTTATCGCAAGTTCAATTGCATTAACCTTATTCTTTTTGTTTACCGGATTTAAACAGATTGAGGGCCATGAACAGACAAAGGTAAACGTCCTGGTTATTGCACTCTATGGCGTTGAAATCGCCAAGGTTGAATGGCAACCGACCATCGACCATCTCCAATCGTCTCTACCACAATATGAATTCAAGTTAATTCCTGTTCCGCCGATTGAACTTCACCGCATCAAGGAACTTGTTGCCGGCCAGGAAATAGATTTTGTTATCACCCAACCGGCAATCTATGTGGATCTCGAGTTGAACTTTGGCATATCCCGCATCCTCACAATGGTAAAAAAAGAAGGCCTGTCCGAGTTCGGCTCAACATTGATTACTCGTTCTGACAGTGGGATAAAAACAATAAAAGACTTACACGGAAAAACTATCTGTGGTGCTGCCAAGCTTGGTTTTGGCGGTTGGTTGGTCGGCTACAAGGAGATGCTGGATAATGGCTTTGATCCTTATAAAGATGCCAAAGAAGTGAAGTTTCTTGGCGACCAGACTAAGGAGATACAGGCTGTATTGGATGGAGTTATAGATGTCGCGGTTATTAGAACTGGTATGTTGGAGAAGTTCTCAGGATCGAACCGAATTAATCTTGATGATTTTCGTGTTTTAGCACCCAAGAAGTATCCTGACTTTCCCCTGGTGGTAAGCTCAGAGCTTTATCCGGAATGGGCTTTTGCGAAGACCCGCAATTCAACAAATGAGTTAAGCAAGGCTGTTGCTATAGCTCTGCTTTCGCTGAAAAAAGACAGCCCGGTAACTCAAAAGGCAGGGTTCCAGGAATGGACGCTGCCCTACGACTATCAACCGGTTCATAAGCTTTTAAAAGAATTGCACGTCGAGCCTTATAAGGATTACGGCATAATCACTGTACGTGGATTCATCGCCCAGCATATGACCGAGACCGTAATCATTTTTGTCCTTGCAACTTCAATCTTACTAATGTCATTAAAGATATATCTCTCAAACATAACTCTTTCTAAAGAAATTTCCGCACGTAAACAAGCAGAAGCGGAATTAAAAAAACATGTTAAAGAACTCCATAAAGCTTTTGATGAGATTAAAACATTACGCGGAATTATCCCTATTTGCAGTTATTGTAAGAAAATTCGTGATGATAAAGGAGCTTGGGATATATTAGAAGCTTATATATGCAATCACTCTGAAGCTCAATTTAGCCATGGGGTATGTCCAGAATGCTACAAAAAACAAATGGAGGATTTGGACAAAGAACAGAAGGAAACCGAACAATCGCGTTAA